A DNA window from Planctomycetota bacterium contains the following coding sequences:
- a CDS encoding molybdopterin-dependent oxidoreductase, translating into MDRPAHPAAAILPDPGSAPHDSSSTHVTGQSEYVDDRPMVKGELHCGLVYSPFAHARVKKLNCARALKVPGVICAVTAADVVHNVWGMIFQDQPIIAAGETNFAGEVVAVLGAESREALAQGMAAVEVEWEKLPAIRSIDQAVAKENFIGSERSVCQGDARSALAKSPHRLAGTLVIEGADHFYLESQAAVVYPREEGQLEVHSSTQHPTETQRVVADACGLRLSDVVCVARRLGGGFGGKESQASPIAAYAALIAKKSGRPARLALSKDDDMIITGKRNPFKIRYECGFDGQGKILALDATLHSDGGAYADLSTAIMERALLHCDNAYSIADMHVRGRVCRTHFHPHTAFRGFGGPKGVALIESIIEDIARVTGRDALDVRKLNCYGPGQDMTHYGQRVENNQLPALFEKLEAECDYRKRRREVAAWNADRTVNPHGHPRGLSLTAVKFGIAFTTRFLNQGNALVNLHVDGTVQVSTGAVEMGQGVNSRIAAIVAEQFGLPLASVRVMPTSTEKNANTSPTAASAGTDINGAAAMMACESIKRRLSALAIALRGIPRESWADKTAGLGTQPEVSVGAGRDSDGEDGQRVEFTNGQVVVGVKDNAPFKIGFAELVREAYLNRISVSDYGHYRMPHLGFDKVKGKGRAFLYFTQGVAASEVELDRYTGEIKVRRVDILMDMGRPVNHALDLGQVVGGFSQGMGWLTTEHLVYSDDGLLLSHSPSTYKIPSVQDTPRILNANLIFNEGNTDNVRATKASGEPPLLLAISVWTAVRDAIMSRRAAVVPLAIPATAERVLRGLSPESFAAWEAAK; encoded by the coding sequence GCCAGTCGGAGTATGTCGACGACCGTCCGATGGTCAAGGGCGAGCTGCACTGCGGATTGGTCTACAGCCCCTTCGCGCATGCGAGAGTGAAGAAGCTGAACTGCGCGCGGGCGCTGAAGGTGCCGGGAGTGATCTGCGCCGTCACCGCCGCCGATGTCGTGCACAACGTCTGGGGCATGATCTTCCAGGATCAACCCATCATCGCCGCCGGCGAGACGAACTTTGCCGGCGAAGTGGTGGCGGTGCTGGGCGCCGAAAGCAGGGAGGCGCTGGCGCAGGGAATGGCCGCGGTCGAGGTCGAGTGGGAGAAGTTGCCTGCCATCCGCTCGATCGACCAAGCGGTGGCGAAGGAGAACTTCATCGGAAGCGAGCGCTCCGTCTGCCAGGGGGACGCGCGGTCTGCGCTGGCGAAGTCGCCGCACCGGCTCGCGGGCACACTGGTGATCGAGGGCGCCGACCACTTCTACCTGGAGAGCCAGGCCGCGGTCGTCTATCCGCGCGAGGAGGGGCAGCTTGAGGTCCACTCCTCGACGCAGCATCCGACCGAGACGCAGCGCGTGGTCGCGGATGCGTGCGGCCTGCGCCTCAGCGACGTGGTGTGCGTGGCGCGGCGATTGGGCGGCGGCTTCGGCGGCAAGGAGTCGCAAGCCTCGCCGATCGCGGCTTACGCGGCGCTGATCGCAAAGAAGAGCGGCCGCCCGGCCCGACTTGCCCTCTCCAAAGACGATGACATGATCATCACGGGAAAGCGGAATCCCTTTAAGATTCGCTACGAATGCGGCTTCGACGGGCAGGGGAAAATTCTGGCCCTCGACGCCACGCTTCACTCCGATGGCGGCGCCTACGCGGATCTCTCGACGGCGATCATGGAACGGGCGTTGCTGCACTGCGACAATGCCTATTCGATTGCCGACATGCACGTGCGGGGCAGGGTCTGCCGCACCCACTTCCATCCGCACACGGCCTTTCGCGGCTTCGGCGGGCCCAAGGGAGTGGCTCTGATCGAGTCGATCATCGAGGACATTGCCCGCGTGACCGGCCGCGACGCGCTGGATGTTCGCAAGCTGAACTGCTACGGGCCGGGTCAGGACATGACGCACTATGGGCAGCGCGTGGAGAACAACCAGTTGCCGGCGCTTTTCGAGAAGCTCGAAGCGGAGTGCGACTACCGGAAGCGCCGTCGCGAAGTGGCCGCGTGGAACGCCGACCGCACGGTCAATCCGCACGGGCATCCGCGCGGGCTTTCCCTGACGGCGGTGAAGTTCGGCATCGCCTTCACCACGCGCTTCCTTAACCAAGGCAACGCGCTGGTCAACCTGCACGTGGACGGCACGGTGCAAGTCTCGACCGGCGCCGTGGAGATGGGCCAGGGGGTGAACTCGCGCATCGCCGCGATCGTGGCCGAGCAGTTCGGATTGCCGCTGGCCTCGGTGCGCGTCATGCCGACCTCGACCGAGAAGAACGCCAACACCTCGCCCACCGCAGCCAGCGCCGGCACCGACATCAACGGCGCCGCGGCGATGATGGCCTGCGAATCCATCAAGCGGCGCCTTTCGGCGCTGGCCATCGCGCTGCGGGGCATTCCGCGCGAATCGTGGGCGGACAAGACCGCGGGCCTGGGCACTCAGCCGGAAGTGTCCGTCGGCGCGGGGAGAGATTCCGACGGCGAAGATGGACAGCGCGTGGAGTTCACGAACGGACAGGTCGTCGTCGGCGTGAAGGACAACGCCCCGTTCAAGATCGGATTCGCCGAGCTGGTGCGCGAGGCCTACCTCAACCGCATTTCCGTGAGCGACTACGGCCATTACCGAATGCCGCACCTGGGCTTCGACAAGGTCAAGGGCAAGGGCCGCGCGTTTCTCTACTTCACGCAGGGAGTCGCCGCGAGCGAGGTGGAGCTCGATCGCTACACCGGCGAGATCAAGGTGCGACGCGTGGACATCCTGATGGACATGGGTCGCCCTGTGAATCACGCCCTCGACCTGGGACAGGTGGTGGGAGGTTTCTCGCAAGGCATGGGCTGGCTCACCACCGAGCACCTGGTCTACAGCGACGACGGACTGCTGCTCTCGCATTCGCCCAGCACCTACAAGATTCCCAGCGTGCAGGACACGCCGCGCATCCTCAACGCCAACCTGATCTTCAACGAAGGCAACACCGACAATGTGCGGGCGACCAAGGCCTCGGGCGAGCCGCCGCTGCTGCTGGCGATCTCGGTGTGGACTGCGGTGCGCGACGCCATCATGTCCCGCCGTGCGGCCGTGGTTCCCCTGGCGATTCCGGCCACGGCGGAGCGCGTGCTGCGAGGTCTCTCGCCGGAATCCTTCGCAGCCTGGGAAGCGGCCAAGTGA
- the xdhC gene encoding xanthine dehydrogenase accessory protein XdhC, giving the protein MSRVMREYLEHAGKLAESGTIFATVTLVCPEGHVPQDIGAKAIVTAAGLAWGTVGGGRLEARAIEHAKEMIARAESAAPGGSPVAPEMVRYELQRDLNMVCGGAAALFYEVSAGPGWNIAVFGAGHVAQAVVALLATFHCNLTCIDHRVEWLDKIAPRPNLRKVVAVELADEVRKLPSGAFCLCMTQGHATDLPIVRQILKRNEAAFIGVIGSETKARTLRSTLEKEGFGAELIARIHCPVGLPFGTNSPAEIAVSVAAQLLEKRDALTRA; this is encoded by the coding sequence ATGAGCCGCGTCATGCGCGAATATCTCGAGCACGCAGGCAAACTCGCCGAGAGCGGGACGATCTTTGCCACGGTCACGCTGGTCTGCCCGGAAGGGCACGTGCCGCAGGACATCGGTGCCAAGGCCATCGTGACGGCGGCCGGGCTAGCGTGGGGAACCGTCGGCGGCGGTCGGCTGGAGGCCCGCGCCATCGAGCACGCCAAGGAGATGATCGCGCGGGCGGAAAGCGCGGCGCCGGGCGGCTCGCCGGTCGCGCCGGAGATGGTGCGCTACGAATTGCAGCGCGATTTGAACATGGTCTGCGGCGGTGCGGCCGCGCTCTTCTACGAGGTCTCCGCGGGTCCGGGCTGGAACATCGCCGTCTTCGGCGCCGGGCACGTGGCCCAGGCCGTCGTGGCGCTGCTGGCGACCTTTCATTGCAACTTGACCTGCATCGACCACCGGGTCGAGTGGCTCGACAAGATTGCGCCGCGGCCCAACCTGCGCAAGGTGGTGGCCGTCGAACTTGCCGACGAGGTGAGGAAGCTTCCATCCGGCGCGTTTTGTCTGTGCATGACGCAGGGGCATGCCACTGACCTGCCCATCGTCCGCCAGATCCTCAAGCGCAATGAAGCGGCGTTCATTGGCGTGATCGGCAGCGAGACCAAGGCGCGCACGCTGCGGAGCACGCTGGAGAAGGAGGGATTCGGCGCGGAGCTGATCGCCCGGATTCACTGTCCGGTGGGCCTGCCCTTTGGAACGAATTCCCCGGCTGAGATCGCCGTCAGCGTGGCGGCCCAGCTTCTTGAGAAGCGCGACGCGTTGACGCGGGCATGA
- a CDS encoding AsmA family protein, whose translation MIPHVPKSAKGGRHLLRKLILAGIALVAVIVVTAVLFLDAAAARIVGIAGTKVLGVDTAVSSVHIALLGGTSSVSELTVAQPAGFSSDKMLDVKYAGVTLRLSELLNQDIAIDEVKIDGIDVLLAEKDGKVNLQVVSDNLASKTAPAKTPESAPPKDTSPEKTVTIKLVTVTAIKVRVQGMMTAGQMVAVDIPDIQIKNLGNKMPMSEVAKMLSSELIGRLTTAIVEAKISGLSDAMVGGLNDAASQLDKLILKDAGSAIEGGAKGIGDGLKDIFGNPKK comes from the coding sequence ATGATCCCCCACGTTCCAAAATCAGCCAAGGGCGGCCGCCACCTACTTCGCAAATTGATCCTCGCCGGCATCGCGCTGGTCGCGGTGATCGTGGTCACGGCGGTGCTCTTCCTGGACGCCGCAGCGGCGCGGATCGTGGGCATCGCGGGCACCAAGGTCCTGGGCGTGGACACCGCGGTGTCGTCGGTGCACATCGCGCTGCTGGGAGGCACCTCCTCGGTCAGCGAGCTCACCGTGGCGCAACCCGCGGGCTTCAGCAGCGACAAGATGCTTGATGTGAAATACGCGGGCGTCACGCTCAGGCTTTCCGAACTGCTCAATCAGGACATCGCGATCGACGAGGTCAAGATCGACGGCATCGATGTGCTGCTGGCAGAGAAGGATGGCAAGGTGAACCTGCAGGTGGTCTCGGACAACCTCGCATCGAAGACGGCGCCGGCCAAGACTCCTGAGTCCGCGCCGCCCAAGGACACATCGCCGGAGAAGACCGTCACCATCAAGCTGGTCACGGTGACGGCCATCAAGGTTCGGGTGCAGGGCATGATGACGGCAGGCCAGATGGTCGCGGTCGACATTCCCGACATCCAGATCAAGAATCTTGGAAACAAGATGCCCATGAGCGAAGTGGCCAAGATGCTTTCAAGCGAACTCATCGGACGGCTGACGACGGCAATCGTGGAGGCGAAGATTTCGGGCCTTTCCGACGCCATGGTCGGCGGGCTGAATGACGCGGCAAGCCAGCTCGACAAGCTCATCCTCAAGGACGCGGGCAGCGCGATCGAGGGCGGCGCCAAGGGCATCGGCGACGGTCTCAAGGACATTTTCGGCAACCCCAAGAAGTGA
- a CDS encoding GNAT family N-acetyltransferase codes for MTLTIQAATERDLDGVMPLVRDFYKHFNLSYSEPGKRGVLLEFLKSPEAGRLLVVRQGDVCVGYALLAWSFGLEFDGPVAFVDELFIRPESRGGGVGSEVLAHIESLCAKLGMRALRLEADISNTRAAELYARSGYIGHQRHLMTKRL; via the coding sequence GTGACGCTGACCATCCAAGCAGCGACGGAGCGCGATCTGGATGGGGTCATGCCTTTGGTGCGCGATTTCTACAAGCACTTCAATCTTTCTTATTCGGAGCCCGGGAAGCGCGGGGTGCTTCTTGAATTTCTGAAGTCGCCCGAGGCGGGGCGGTTGCTGGTGGTGCGGCAGGGCGATGTGTGCGTCGGCTACGCGCTGCTGGCATGGTCCTTCGGACTGGAGTTCGACGGGCCGGTGGCCTTCGTCGACGAGCTCTTCATCCGTCCGGAGTCGCGCGGCGGCGGTGTTGGGTCGGAGGTGCTCGCGCACATTGAATCACTTTGCGCGAAGCTCGGAATGCGCGCTCTGCGCCTGGAGGCGGACATCTCCAACACCCGCGCCGCGGAGCTTTATGCCCGGAGCGGCTACATCGGCCACCAGCGCCATCTCATGACGAAACGGCTGTGA
- a CDS encoding ABC transporter permease — protein sequence MLPIHYAARNIGRSPLRLVLTAGGSAIVIFLVVSAAASVRALDRGIRASGTPGNVMLLGAGSEESVERSEISASTPGVLAASIRGIKSAGGAAFVSPELHVPLPLRRAEASAPGGNARDLVMVRGVEPGAFMVHPQARLSVGRLPEAGRGEALAGRSLAVRLGMADADLSDAATPPSILIDETNFAVTGIIDAPGVAIDGEAWVPLGDLLVLTKRQTLSVAVVSLEGADIGDMEVFASRRPDLELAAIDEPAYYAGLARFFRPVQILIGVSALIVALGAMLGGLNALDASFASRSREIAMLQVLGYSRGAVVLNLIQESIITVAAGALPALLIAALLLDGLGVRFSMGIFSLSVDAACVASGLAAGLFLGLIGSLPPALRCLRADIPSALKSDLA from the coding sequence GTGCTGCCGATTCATTACGCGGCCCGCAACATCGGACGAAGTCCGCTGCGCCTGGTGCTGACCGCGGGCGGCAGCGCCATCGTGATCTTCCTGGTGGTGAGCGCGGCGGCGAGCGTGCGGGCACTCGACCGGGGCATCCGGGCCAGCGGAACGCCGGGCAATGTCATGCTGCTCGGCGCGGGCAGCGAGGAAAGCGTGGAGCGCAGCGAAATCTCGGCGTCGACTCCGGGCGTACTCGCGGCGAGCATTCGCGGCATCAAATCCGCTGGCGGCGCCGCGTTCGTCTCGCCGGAACTCCATGTGCCGCTGCCGCTTCGCCGCGCCGAGGCGTCCGCTCCCGGCGGCAACGCGCGCGATCTGGTGATGGTGCGCGGAGTCGAGCCCGGCGCGTTCATGGTGCACCCGCAGGCCCGGCTTTCCGTTGGCCGTCTTCCCGAAGCCGGACGCGGCGAAGCGCTGGCGGGTCGCTCGCTGGCGGTCCGACTTGGCATGGCGGACGCGGACCTGTCCGATGCCGCGACTCCGCCCTCGATCCTGATCGACGAGACCAATTTCGCGGTCACGGGAATCATCGATGCTCCCGGCGTGGCCATCGACGGCGAGGCGTGGGTGCCGCTCGGCGATCTTCTGGTGCTGACCAAGCGGCAAACTCTTTCGGTGGCGGTGGTCTCGCTGGAGGGCGCCGACATCGGCGACATGGAAGTCTTCGCGTCGAGGAGGCCCGATCTGGAGCTCGCCGCGATCGACGAGCCCGCCTATTACGCGGGTCTCGCCCGCTTCTTCCGCCCGGTGCAGATCCTGATCGGCGTCAGCGCGCTCATCGTTGCCCTGGGAGCCATGCTCGGCGGGCTCAATGCACTGGACGCCTCCTTCGCCTCGCGCTCGCGGGAAATCGCCATGCTGCAGGTGCTGGGGTATTCGAGAGGCGCCGTCGTCCTGAATCTCATTCAGGAATCGATCATCACCGTCGCCGCCGGAGCCCTGCCCGCCCTGCTCATCGCCGCGCTGTTGCTCGACGGCTTGGGCGTGCGATTCTCCATGGGCATATTCTCGCTCTCGGTCGATGCCGCGTGCGTCGCCAGCGGGCTCGCCGCAGGACTGTTTCTCGGATTGATCGGCAGCCTGCCCCCCGCTCTTCGTTGTCTTCGCGCGGACATTCCGTCCGCGTTGAAGTCGGACTTGGCCTGA
- a CDS encoding ABC transporter permease, giving the protein MNTLRSIIGMAALAWRGLVRRATRSALVLAGVAVAVFLFCTVEAMRSGVERATQQSSGETALVVYRQNRFCPFTSQLPQSYEQAIGKIPGVASVTPVKIVVSNCRASLDVVTFRGVPPEDFAATHASSASPESMKSWLGRGDSALIGRELAHRRRLKPGDRFTAAGIDAFVAGIIESDEPQDQSSAFVHLPFLQEQAKRGGTGGVVTQFDVRVTDPARLDEVAQAIDRQFARDQSPTTTRAETAHVARAATDVIVLVRFAEALGLAALLAVFALVANAIVLSMRSREKEISVLQTLGFRGVHLAALVLLEACLLGGVGGLVGAVSSYATVSLARTAMTMEGVSIAIPPSAGIAITGVAIAIGLSMAAGVVPAILASRQTIVAGFRS; this is encoded by the coding sequence ATGAACACGCTGAGATCCATCATCGGCATGGCGGCGCTGGCCTGGCGCGGACTGGTCCGCCGCGCCACGCGCAGCGCGCTGGTGCTGGCCGGCGTCGCGGTGGCCGTCTTCCTCTTCTGCACCGTCGAAGCCATGCGGAGCGGCGTCGAGCGCGCCACGCAGCAATCCTCCGGCGAAACCGCCCTAGTCGTCTATCGCCAGAATCGATTCTGCCCCTTCACCAGCCAGCTGCCCCAGTCCTATGAACAAGCCATCGGCAAGATCCCCGGCGTCGCGAGCGTGACGCCGGTGAAGATTGTGGTGTCCAACTGCCGCGCGTCGCTGGATGTGGTCACCTTTCGCGGAGTGCCGCCGGAGGACTTCGCTGCCACCCACGCCTCCAGCGCGAGTCCGGAGTCCATGAAGAGCTGGCTTGGCCGCGGCGACAGCGCGCTCATCGGGCGCGAGCTGGCCCATCGCCGCCGCCTGAAGCCGGGCGACCGATTCACCGCCGCCGGCATCGACGCTTTCGTCGCCGGAATCATCGAGAGCGACGAGCCGCAGGATCAAAGCAGCGCCTTCGTGCACCTGCCCTTCCTGCAGGAGCAGGCCAAGCGCGGCGGCACCGGGGGCGTGGTCACCCAATTCGATGTGCGCGTCACCGACCCGGCGCGGCTGGACGAGGTGGCCCAGGCGATCGACCGGCAATTCGCAAGGGACCAGTCGCCCACCACCACCCGCGCGGAGACCGCGCATGTGGCGCGGGCCGCAACCGATGTCATTGTGCTGGTGCGCTTCGCCGAGGCCCTGGGACTCGCGGCGCTGCTCGCGGTCTTCGCCCTGGTGGCCAACGCCATCGTCCTCTCCATGCGCAGTCGCGAAAAGGAGATCAGCGTGCTTCAAACGCTTGGTTTCCGCGGCGTCCATCTTGCGGCGCTGGTGCTGCTGGAGGCCTGCCTGCTGGGAGGAGTCGGCGGCCTGGTTGGAGCGGTCAGCTCCTATGCAACCGTGTCACTGGCGCGGACGGCGATGACCATGGAGGGCGTGTCGATCGCGATTCCGCCATCGGCCGGCATCGCAATCACTGGCGTCGCCATCGCCATCGGACTCAGCATGGCCGCTGGCGTCGTGCCCGCGATCCTGGCGTCCCGGCAAACCATTGTCGCGGGGTTCCGCTCATGA
- a CDS encoding ABC transporter ATP-binding protein yields MPTTDPIITCRKLEKHYARGGEAVRVLESIDLSLARGAFVALMGPSGSGKTTLLNLFAGIDRPTAGSLVVDGQDLVQLSRAELAKWRAEKVGYVFQLYHLVPVLTAYENVELPLYLHDLSRSERHRRVEEALEAVGIADRHAHYPRQLSGGQEQRVAIARAIVTRPALLLADEPTGDLDRVAAASIMTLLSSLHRQRGQTIVMVTHDPATASHAQRLVHLDKGKLVEDAAVRA; encoded by the coding sequence ATGCCAACCACTGACCCCATCATCACCTGTCGAAAACTTGAGAAGCATTACGCGCGCGGCGGCGAGGCCGTCCGCGTGCTGGAGTCCATCGATCTGTCGCTCGCGCGTGGCGCGTTCGTGGCGCTCATGGGCCCCTCGGGCTCGGGCAAGACCACTCTTCTGAATCTGTTCGCCGGAATCGACCGCCCCACGGCGGGTTCGCTGGTGGTGGATGGCCAGGATCTTGTGCAGCTTTCCCGCGCCGAACTTGCCAAGTGGCGCGCCGAAAAGGTGGGCTATGTCTTTCAGCTCTACCACCTGGTGCCGGTGCTCACCGCCTATGAAAATGTGGAATTGCCGCTCTATCTGCACGACCTTTCGCGGTCGGAGCGGCATCGCCGCGTCGAGGAGGCGCTCGAAGCGGTGGGCATCGCCGATCGGCATGCGCACTATCCGCGTCAGCTTTCCGGCGGGCAGGAGCAGCGCGTCGCCATCGCCCGGGCCATCGTGACGCGGCCGGCGCTGCTGCTGGCGGACGAGCCGACCGGCGATCTCGATCGCGTCGCGGCGGCAAGCATCATGACGCTGCTGTCGAGCCTGCATCGCCAGCGCGGGCAGACTATTGTGATGGTCACGCACGACCCGGCGACCGCGTCTCACGCCCAGCGCTTGGTGCATCTGGACAAGGGAAAGCTTGTGGAGGATGCGGCGGTGCGCGCATGA
- a CDS encoding efflux RND transporter periplasmic adaptor subunit: MTSPIPLPGRRIGTRVLLPAAIVASASAILAWSSWRAWAPLTVVRATPVVIRTATQSNPTSIMRPGVEPSSAAQGMVVQAPGWVEPSPFPIAAAALTPGVVREVLVLEGDRIERDQVVARLIDDDARLSLRRAKAEVQVKASELALIEDELRRKRQLVAGGSVSEGEVARLGIKATGAKASLEQVSAARDESALNLSRTEVRSPAAGVVMARLASPGMMVGKFGQDAAIVQLFDPQSLQVKTDVPLSDAGRLRVGQIAQVQFDSLPGQTVRGRVLRLVQQADIAKNTLQAKVLLENPPDGLVPDMLARVRIQLDSLQPQGKAAEGDVGASSRTEIAIPESVLAQTIAAANGTRSGSLRVVVDVRDGVGRIESREVVCAAAPANMKAAGDWTTVFSGLRPGDFVVLPDSPATSVGQSVRVAASPTSTDAATTERDPHANH, encoded by the coding sequence ATGACTTCGCCTATTCCTCTGCCGGGTCGGCGCATCGGCACCCGCGTTCTGCTGCCCGCGGCGATTGTCGCCAGCGCCTCGGCCATCCTTGCATGGTCAAGCTGGCGCGCGTGGGCTCCGCTCACGGTGGTCCGCGCGACGCCCGTCGTGATCCGCACGGCGACGCAGTCGAACCCGACTTCAATCATGCGTCCGGGCGTGGAGCCATCATCCGCGGCCCAAGGCATGGTCGTGCAGGCTCCGGGCTGGGTCGAGCCCTCGCCCTTTCCCATCGCAGCGGCGGCGCTCACTCCCGGAGTGGTCCGCGAAGTGCTTGTGCTCGAGGGGGACCGAATTGAAAGGGACCAGGTGGTCGCGCGGTTGATCGACGACGACGCCAGGCTCTCGCTTCGCCGCGCCAAGGCCGAGGTGCAGGTGAAGGCCTCCGAACTAGCCCTGATCGAGGACGAACTGCGTCGCAAGCGTCAGCTGGTCGCCGGCGGCAGCGTCAGCGAAGGCGAAGTGGCTCGCCTTGGCATCAAGGCGACGGGCGCAAAGGCTTCTCTTGAGCAAGTGTCCGCCGCGCGCGATGAATCGGCGCTGAATCTGAGCCGAACTGAAGTCCGATCACCGGCCGCGGGAGTCGTGATGGCGCGCCTTGCGTCGCCCGGAATGATGGTTGGAAAATTCGGGCAGGACGCGGCGATCGTCCAATTGTTTGACCCGCAGAGCCTGCAGGTCAAAACGGACGTGCCGTTGTCCGATGCCGGGCGACTTCGGGTTGGCCAGATTGCCCAGGTTCAATTTGATTCCCTGCCCGGACAGACGGTGCGCGGTCGCGTCTTGCGGCTGGTGCAACAGGCGGACATCGCCAAGAACACCCTGCAAGCCAAGGTGCTGCTGGAGAATCCGCCCGACGGGCTTGTGCCGGACATGCTGGCGCGAGTCCGAATTCAACTGGACTCACTGCAACCGCAGGGCAAGGCCGCCGAGGGCGACGTCGGCGCGTCGAGCCGGACCGAGATCGCGATTCCGGAAAGCGTGCTGGCACAGACCATCGCGGCCGCGAATGGAACTCGAAGCGGATCGCTCCGAGTGGTGGTGGATGTGCGCGACGGTGTTGGCCGGATTGAATCGCGCGAAGTGGTCTGCGCCGCCGCACCCGCGAACATGAAGGCGGCGGGCGATTGGACGACGGTGTTCAGCGGGCTTCGACCCGGGGATTTCGTCGTGCTCCCAGACTCGCCTGCCACAAGCGTTGGTCAATCCGTTCGTGTCGCGGCGTCTCCCACATCCACGGATGCCGCAACCACAGAAAGGGATCCGCATGCCAACCACTGA
- a CDS encoding TolC family protein: protein MNNLFHLSARASALALLLVAGCQTQPLEQPGSVGPDIASRAGVTPAWTKPDAVAIGADALRSAATVALPDPLNEVEAVAIALDASPAIARMISETNALRAEAIDISAPQNPVLNFTSGVPLDSMSAVPIFAMLMVQIDELWKQPIRSESARDSYQSALLSLGASAVSLAAETRSAWHETALRDEERGLARHDLEITQRLLVMARDRFAAGEADGNTVAKAQAEYLDAHHRLARATEMHTAAQLSLMALLGRVEASTGWRTGVADPSSAHALFAEVTDEQSLLSQLASTRLDVRAAHARMHAAASKLELARRSRLNTIDLGGGFERDMEGDQAAMFSANIEIPIFNDGSARIAKAEAELATASIEAERVRQAAIIELRSALTRAFATEDRRNASAESLLAPSTETFKRAQAALAAGESSQRELIDAEHSLNHAKLEMTDLERERRAARLVLAKAAGFLPAEVMP from the coding sequence ATGAACAATTTATTTCACTTGTCGGCGCGAGCCTCCGCGCTCGCCCTGCTTCTGGTGGCCGGCTGCCAGACGCAGCCATTGGAGCAACCCGGATCGGTCGGCCCCGACATCGCGAGCCGCGCTGGCGTGACCCCTGCCTGGACCAAGCCGGATGCGGTTGCGATCGGCGCCGATGCACTGCGGTCCGCGGCGACCGTCGCGCTTCCCGACCCGCTGAACGAAGTCGAAGCCGTCGCCATCGCCCTGGACGCCAGCCCTGCCATCGCCCGAATGATTTCGGAAACCAACGCCCTTCGCGCGGAGGCCATCGACATTTCGGCCCCGCAAAATCCGGTTCTGAATTTCACCTCGGGAGTGCCTCTGGACTCCATGAGCGCGGTTCCCATTTTCGCCATGCTCATGGTGCAGATCGACGAACTCTGGAAGCAGCCAATTCGAAGCGAGTCGGCCCGCGATTCCTACCAGTCGGCGCTGCTTTCGCTGGGTGCAAGCGCCGTGTCGCTCGCCGCAGAAACGCGCTCCGCCTGGCACGAAACCGCGTTGCGCGACGAGGAGCGCGGACTGGCCCGGCATGACCTTGAAATCACGCAGCGACTGCTGGTGATGGCCCGCGATCGATTCGCGGCGGGAGAAGCCGACGGAAACACGGTGGCCAAGGCCCAGGCCGAATATCTGGATGCTCATCATCGATTGGCCCGTGCGACCGAGATGCACACGGCGGCCCAGCTGTCGCTCATGGCGCTGCTTGGCCGCGTGGAGGCTTCGACCGGTTGGCGCACCGGCGTCGCCGATCCCTCCTCGGCCCACGCGCTCTTCGCGGAAGTCACCGATGAGCAGTCCCTGCTCTCCCAGCTCGCATCGACACGTCTTGATGTGCGGGCTGCGCATGCACGAATGCACGCGGCGGCATCCAAGCTGGAGCTCGCACGACGGAGTCGCTTGAACACAATCGATCTGGGCGGCGGATTTGAACGCGACATGGAGGGCGATCAAGCCGCCATGTTTTCCGCCAACATCGAGATTCCGATTTTCAACGATGGGTCGGCGCGAATCGCCAAGGCTGAAGCTGAGTTGGCCACGGCCTCCATCGAGGCGGAGCGCGTGCGACAGGCGGCCATCATCGAGCTGCGATCCGCCCTGACGCGGGCCTTCGCGACCGAGGATCGGCGCAATGCCAGCGCGGAGTCCTTGCTCGCACCGTCGACCGAAACCTTCAAGAGAGCGCAAGCGGCGCTGGCGGCCGGCGAAAGCTCCCAGCGCGAATTGATCGACGCGGAGCATTCGCTCAACCACGCCAAGCTTGAGATGACCGATCTGGAGCGCGAGCGCCGTGCTGCCCGACTGGTCCTGGCGAAAGCCGCGGGATTTCTGCCGGCGGAGGTGATGCCATGA